From the Musa acuminata AAA Group cultivar baxijiao chromosome BXJ3-7, Cavendish_Baxijiao_AAA, whole genome shotgun sequence genome, one window contains:
- the LOC135643657 gene encoding probable GDP-L-fucose synthase 1 isoform X2 produces the protein MRGSLSNVCFAKELQRNGLGYVIVTKSKTVASFCGNYISSLRLYTKMKSLLGNLDLYSRMILAKSTFKLTCSPPSAKLPSASLIIAIPSTLPPHTIPTPSVSGDPLRFPFLPVKVMGKLESENAEAIGSFLSDTSAKVFVAGHRGLVGSAIYRKLLALGFTNLVVRTHAELDLTRQADVEAFFAAERPRYVIVAAAKVGGIHANSTYPADFIAVNLQIQTNIIDAALRCAGGAVRKLLFLGSSCIYPKLAAQPIPESALLSGPLEPTNEWYAVAKIAGIKMCQAYRIQHGLDAISAMPTNLYGPHDNFHPENSHVLPALIRRFHKAKVSCANEVVVWGTGSPLREFLHVDDLADAVVFLMDRYSGLEHVNVGSGKEVTIKELAEMVKEVVGFEGELVWDNTKPDGTPRKLMDSSMLAGMGWEAKIPLREGLADTYKWYVENVVDH, from the exons ATGAGGGGATCTCTAAGTAATGTATGTTTTGCCAAGGAGCTGCAAAGAAATGGTTTGGGATATGTGATAGTTACCAAATCTAAGACAGTTGCCAGCTTCTGTGGTAATTATATCTCCT CACTAAGGTTGTATACGAAAATGAAGAGCCTCCTTGGCAACCTAGATCTCTACTCCAGGATGATCTTAGCCAAATCTACTTTTAAG CTCACATGTTCTCCTCCTTCGGCCAAGCTCCCCTCCGCCTCCCTTATTATTGCAATCCCTTCCACTCTTCCTCCCCACACCATCCCCACACCATCAGTATCCGGTGACCCCCTCCGCTTCCCCTTCCTCCCTGTGAAGGTGATGGGCAAGCTCGAATCGGAGAACGCGGAGGCGATCGGCTCGTTCCTCTCCGACACGTCGGCGAAGGTGTTCGTTGCGGGCCACCGCGGCCTCGTCGGCTCCGCCATATACCGCAAGCTCCTCGCCCTCGGCTTCACCAACCTCGTCGTCCGCACCCATGCCGAACTCGATCTCACCCGCCAGGCCGATGTCGAGGCCTTCTTCGCCGCGGAGCGCCCCCGCTACGTCATCGTGGCCGCCGCCAAGGTCGGCGGCATCCACGCCAACTCTACCTACCCTGCTGACTTCATCGCCGTCAACCTCCAGATCCAGACCAACATCATCGACGCCGCCCTCCGCTGCGCTGGTGGCGCTGTCCGCAAGCTCCTCTTCCTTGGCTCCTCCTGCATCTACCCCAAGCTCGCCGCCCAGCCCATCCCGGAGTCCGCCCTCCTCTCCGGCCCCCTGGAGCCCACCAACGAGTGGTACGCCGTGGCCAAGATCGCCGGCATCAAGATGTGCCAGGCCTACCGGATCCAGCACGGCCTCGACGCCATCTCCGCCATGCCGACCAACCTCTACGGTCCCCACGACAATTTCCACCCAGAGAATTCCCACGTCCTCCCGGCCCTGATCCGGCGCTTCCACAAGGCTAAGGTCTCCTGTGCCAATGAGGTGGTTGTCTGGGGCACGGGCTCGCCCCTGAGGGAGTTCCTCCATGTGGATGATCTCGCAGATGCGGTGGTCTTCCTAATGGATCGGTACTCGGGGTTGGAGCACGTTAACGTGGGGAGCGGGAAGGAGGTGACCATAAAGGAGCTggcggagatggtgaaggaggtggtCGGCTTTGAGGGGGAGCTCGTGTGGGACAATACAAAGCCCGATGGGACGCCGAGGAAGCTGATGGACAGCTCAATGCTCGCCGGAATGGGTTGGGAGGCAAAGATCCCTCTCCGTGAAGGGCTAGCGGATACGTACAAGTGGTATGTGGAGAATGTCGTCGACCATTAG
- the LOC135643657 gene encoding probable GDP-L-fucose synthase 1 isoform X1 gives MRGSLSNVCFAKELQRNGLGYVIVTKSKTVASFCGNYISSALRLYTKMKSLLGNLDLYSRMILAKSTFKLTCSPPSAKLPSASLIIAIPSTLPPHTIPTPSVSGDPLRFPFLPVKVMGKLESENAEAIGSFLSDTSAKVFVAGHRGLVGSAIYRKLLALGFTNLVVRTHAELDLTRQADVEAFFAAERPRYVIVAAAKVGGIHANSTYPADFIAVNLQIQTNIIDAALRCAGGAVRKLLFLGSSCIYPKLAAQPIPESALLSGPLEPTNEWYAVAKIAGIKMCQAYRIQHGLDAISAMPTNLYGPHDNFHPENSHVLPALIRRFHKAKVSCANEVVVWGTGSPLREFLHVDDLADAVVFLMDRYSGLEHVNVGSGKEVTIKELAEMVKEVVGFEGELVWDNTKPDGTPRKLMDSSMLAGMGWEAKIPLREGLADTYKWYVENVVDH, from the exons ATGAGGGGATCTCTAAGTAATGTATGTTTTGCCAAGGAGCTGCAAAGAAATGGTTTGGGATATGTGATAGTTACCAAATCTAAGACAGTTGCCAGCTTCTGTGGTAATTATATCTCCT CAGCACTAAGGTTGTATACGAAAATGAAGAGCCTCCTTGGCAACCTAGATCTCTACTCCAGGATGATCTTAGCCAAATCTACTTTTAAG CTCACATGTTCTCCTCCTTCGGCCAAGCTCCCCTCCGCCTCCCTTATTATTGCAATCCCTTCCACTCTTCCTCCCCACACCATCCCCACACCATCAGTATCCGGTGACCCCCTCCGCTTCCCCTTCCTCCCTGTGAAGGTGATGGGCAAGCTCGAATCGGAGAACGCGGAGGCGATCGGCTCGTTCCTCTCCGACACGTCGGCGAAGGTGTTCGTTGCGGGCCACCGCGGCCTCGTCGGCTCCGCCATATACCGCAAGCTCCTCGCCCTCGGCTTCACCAACCTCGTCGTCCGCACCCATGCCGAACTCGATCTCACCCGCCAGGCCGATGTCGAGGCCTTCTTCGCCGCGGAGCGCCCCCGCTACGTCATCGTGGCCGCCGCCAAGGTCGGCGGCATCCACGCCAACTCTACCTACCCTGCTGACTTCATCGCCGTCAACCTCCAGATCCAGACCAACATCATCGACGCCGCCCTCCGCTGCGCTGGTGGCGCTGTCCGCAAGCTCCTCTTCCTTGGCTCCTCCTGCATCTACCCCAAGCTCGCCGCCCAGCCCATCCCGGAGTCCGCCCTCCTCTCCGGCCCCCTGGAGCCCACCAACGAGTGGTACGCCGTGGCCAAGATCGCCGGCATCAAGATGTGCCAGGCCTACCGGATCCAGCACGGCCTCGACGCCATCTCCGCCATGCCGACCAACCTCTACGGTCCCCACGACAATTTCCACCCAGAGAATTCCCACGTCCTCCCGGCCCTGATCCGGCGCTTCCACAAGGCTAAGGTCTCCTGTGCCAATGAGGTGGTTGTCTGGGGCACGGGCTCGCCCCTGAGGGAGTTCCTCCATGTGGATGATCTCGCAGATGCGGTGGTCTTCCTAATGGATCGGTACTCGGGGTTGGAGCACGTTAACGTGGGGAGCGGGAAGGAGGTGACCATAAAGGAGCTggcggagatggtgaaggaggtggtCGGCTTTGAGGGGGAGCTCGTGTGGGACAATACAAAGCCCGATGGGACGCCGAGGAAGCTGATGGACAGCTCAATGCTCGCCGGAATGGGTTGGGAGGCAAAGATCCCTCTCCGTGAAGGGCTAGCGGATACGTACAAGTGGTATGTGGAGAATGTCGTCGACCATTAG